A single genomic interval of Oryza sativa Japonica Group chromosome 7, ASM3414082v1 harbors:
- the LOC4342710 gene encoding mediator of RNA polymerase II transcription subunit 33A isoform X1 → MAAPSAAAAWVDWAAEYTKAAQAESRPPAEWAARVASVVAAAGDAPWSPGLAEMLARALLYGGGGAAWKYAEAALAAGLASPALLLAILSTRVIPHRFTRPTAYRLYLELLRRHGFNFAFQMKAANFKKIMQLIDDNLGLSKIFGFSTCEPGVFVVEFTLCMLWQLVDAALDDEGLLELIPDKKAHWPTRSDDVSAFDGTFSEQRIDKIDKLQKMNNVITIELIGHLLHDKVITHILSLARENMQSQWAAFTNRLQLLITKSSTLQTSTVALEAFQQLNLDVCNIFRENKHWLRRKFHPIVTSNPLSSPNGRCLGASYSAQWIPIDMYLEDCLDGSIAATNSIETLSGLIKALQAVNRATWHDAFLALWIASLRLVQREREPIEGPVPHLDTRVCMLLSITTLAIVDIIEESDSEMNSNWKEKRTSDDLRKELMLSLQTLGDYESLLVPPPCIISVANQAASKAAMFVSRTNISSGYMENVNDRTTNYSGNMWHLIVESCISRNLLETSVYYWPGYINGHVNSITHALPSQLAAWSSFMKRAPLTQSLVNVLVATPAPSLAEVQKLYEVAVDGSDEDKVSAATILCGATLLRGWNFQEHTVRLVVKLLSSSDPIDFSGGESQLVKHGPMLNVIVTGISPVDYVPIFSFHGLIPELAAALMAICEVFGSLSPSVSWSPRTGEEISAHTVFSNAFILLLRLWKFNHPPLEYCVMGDGAPVGSQLTPEYLLLLRNSQVVSIRSSAKNRNTQKQLPVTSNPSSEHPIFMDSFPKLKLWYRQHQACLASTLSGFAHGTPVHKNVDSLLNLMFRKANKESTSIGSLSGSSSISNSSGPGVDDSHLWPQLPAWEILEAVPFVVDAALTACSHGRLFPRELATGLKDLTDFLPASLATIVSYFSAEVTRGVWKPAFMNGTDWPSPAANLSMVEEHIKKIVAATGVDVPRLVTGGSTLGTLPLPLAAFVSLTITYKLDKASERFLNLAGPALENLAASCPWPSMPIVAALWTQKVKRWSDFLVFSASRTVFHHNNDAVFQLLRSCFTATLGMSSTTSVCSCGGIASLLGHGFGSHCSGGLSPVAPGILYLRIFRCIKDCSILAEDILRLLMLSVKDIAETTVSRHRSDKVRKTKYVMRHGQVSLSSAMTQVKVAASLGATLVWLSGGTALVQSLFQEMLPSWFLSVQDLGRGGAASGGTVYKLGGHALAYLAVYAGMFAWRIDPTPVSRRRERVMWSHFEFLASALDGKISLGCDLSLWRAYVSGFLGLVVECTPCWAHEVDLRVLRRLSAGLRQWKEDELAVALLRRAGPEAMAAAAELIIGGDW, encoded by the exons ATGGCGgcgccctcggcggcggcggcgtgggtggACTGGGCCGCGGAGTACACCAAGGCGGCCCAGGCGGAGTCGCGCCCGCCCGCGGAGTGGGCCGCGCGGGtggcctccgtcgtcgccgccgccggggacgcgCCGTGGTCGCCCGGGCTCGCCGAGATGCTCGCCCGCGCGCTGCTgtatggcggtggcggcgcggcgtggaAGTACGCCGAGGCAGCGCTCGCCGCGGgcctcgcgtcgccggcgcTGCTCCTCGCGATCCTCTCCACCAG GGTCATTCCTCACCGGTTCACAAGGCCAACTGCATATAGACTTTATCTGGAGCTCTTGCGGAGACATGGATTCAATTTTGCTTTTCAGATGAAAGCGGCGAATTTCAAAAA GATCATGCAATTAATAGATGATAACCTTGGTCTCTCAAAGATATTTGGCTTTTCAACATGCGAACCAGGGGTTTTTGTTGTTGAATTTACCCTTTGCATGTTATGGCAGTTGGTTGATGCTGCATTAGATGACGAAGGCCTGTTAGAGTTGATACCGGATAAGAAAGCTCATTGGCCAACTAGATCAGATGATGTGAGTGCATTTGATGGAACTTTCTCTGAACAAAGAATAGACAAAATTGACAAGTTACAGAAGATGAATAATGTGATAACTATAGAGCTCATTGGGCATCTTCTTCATGACAAAGTAATTACTCATATCCTCTCATTGGCACGCGAAAACAT GCAATCTCAGTGGGCAGCATTCACTAATCGGTTACAATTGCTTATTACAAAGTCATCTACCTTACAAACTTCAACAGTAGCCTTGGAAGCATTTCAACAGTTGAATCTTGATGTCTGCAATATATTCAGAGAAAATAAACATTGGTTGCGTAGAAAATTCCACCCCATAGTGACTTCTAACCCTCTATCTTCTCCAAATGGACGGTGCCTTGGAGCTAGCTATTCTGCACAATGGATTCCTATTGATATGTATCTTGAGGATTGTCTCGATGGCTCAATTGCTGCAACGAATTCCATTGAGACTTTAAGTG GATTGATCAAGGCCCTCCAAGCAGTTAATAGAGCCACCTGGCATGATGCTTTCTTGGCCCTTTGGATAGCATCACTTCGCCTTGTACAAAGG GAAAGAGAACCAATAGAAGGTCCTGTGCCTCATCTAGACACACGGGTATGCATGCTTTTGTCTATCACAACACTTGCGATTGTTGACATAATCGAGGAATCAGATTCAGAGATGAACAGTaactggaaagaaaagagaacgaGTGATGATCTGCGCAAGGAATTGATGCTAAGTTTACAGACACTTGGTGATTATGAAAGTTTGCTTGTCCCTCCTCCATGTATCATCTCGGTAGCTAATCAGGCTGCTTCCAAAGCTGCAATGTTTGTTTCAAGAACCAACATTAGCAGTGGATACATGGAAAATGTCAATGACAGGACAACAAATTATT CTGGAAACATGTGGCATTTGATTGTGGAGTCATGTATCTCAAGGAACTTGTTGGAAACATCAGTTTACTATTGGCCTGGTTATATTAATGGTCATGTCAATTCCATAACTCATGCACTCCCAAGCCAACTTGCTGCATGGTCATCTTTCATGAAGCGTGCGCCATTAACTCAGTCATTGGTTAATGTGTTGGTTGCAACTCCTGCACCAAG CTTAGCAGAGGTTCAGAAGTTGTATGAAGTTGCAGTCGATGGGTCAGATGAGGACAAGGTTTCTGCTGCCACTATTCTATGTGGTGCCACTTTGCTGCGGGGCTGGAATTTTCAG GAGCATACAGTTCGGTTAGTTGTCAAACTACTCTCAAGTTCTGATCCAATCGATTTTTCTGGAGGAGAGAGCCAGTTAGTAAAGCATGGCCCAATGCTCAATGTTATTGTCACTGGAATATCACCTGTTGACTATGTTCCAATCTTCTCATTCCATGGCCTA ATTCCAGAGCTGGCTGCTGCACTCATGGCAATATGTGAAGTTTTTGGGTCCCTGTCCCCAAGTGTTTCCTGGTCTCCGAGAACAGGAGAGGAAATATCTGCTCACACAGTCTTTTCAAATGCATTCATTCTACTATTGAGGCTCTGGAAGTTTAACCATCCACCACTTGAATATTGTGTAATGGGAGATGGTGCTCCAGTTGGTTCTCAGCTTACTCCTGAGTATCTTCTGTTATTGCGAAATTCCCAAGTTGTATCTATCAGAAGTTCAGCAAAAAACAGAAATACCCAGAAACAGTTGCCAGTTACTTCAAACCCATCGTCTGAGCATCCTATTTTCATGGATTCATTTCCAAAGTTGAAGTTATGGTACCGACAACACCAAGCTTGTCTGGCCTCAACTCTCTCGGGATTTGCTCATGGCACACCAGTACATAAGAATGTAGACAGCCTTCTCAATTTGATGTTCAGAAAGGCCAACAAAGAAAGCACTTCTATTGGTTCTTTGTCTGGGAGTAGCAGCATAAGTAATTCTTCGGGTCCTGGTGTTGATGATTCACATCTTTGGCCTCAGTTACCTGCTTGGGAGATACTGGAAGCTGTTCCATTTGTGGTGGATGCTGCTCTAACTGCCTGTTCCCATGGAAGACTGTTTCCACGAGAACTGGCTACAG GTCTCAAAGATCTGACTGATTTTCTCCCTGCATCTCTTGCGACAATAGTAAGTTACTTTTCAGCCGAAGTAACACGAGGTGTTTGGAAACCGGCATTCATGAATGGAACAGATTGGCCTAGCCCTGCTGCCAATCTATCTATGGTTGAAgagcatataaaaaaaattgtagctGCCACTGGCGTTGATGTTCCGAGGCTTGTCACAG GAGGAAGTACTTTGGGTACACTTCCATTGCCATTGGCTGCTTTTGTGAGCCTAACCATTACATACAAACTTGACAAGGCATCAGAGCGTTTCCTTAACCTTGCCGGGCCAGCTTTAGAGAACCTTGCTGCAAGCTGCCCATGGCCAAGCATGCCAATCGTCGCGGCACTGTGGACTCAGAAGGTGAAGCGGTGGAGTGATTTCCTAGTGTTCTCGGCTTCACGCACGGTGTTCCACCATAACAACGACGCAGTTTTCCAGCTCCTCCGAAGCTGCTTCACCGCCACCCTTGGAATGTCGTCTACCACATCAGTATGCAGCTGCGGTGGCATTGCCAGCCTTCTTGGTCACGGCTTCGGCTCTCATTGCTCCGGTGGCCTCTCCCCAGTCGCGCCGGGAATCCTCTATCTCCGGATATTCCGGTGCATCAAGGACTGCTCCATACTCGCGGAAGATATACTGCGCCTCCTCATGCTCTCGGTGAAAGACATAGCCGAAACAACGGTGTCGAGGCACCGATCCGACAAGGTCAGGAAGACCAAGTACGTGATGAGACATGGCCAGGTATCCCTCTCTTCCGCCATGACGCAGGTGAAGGTGGCGGCGTCGCTCGGCGCGACGCTGGTGTGGCTCTCCGGCGGCACGGCGCTCGTCCAGTCCCTGTTCCAGGAGATGCTGCCGTCGTGGTTCCTGTCCGTGCAGGACCtggggcgaggcggcgcggcgagcgggggCACGGTGTACAAGCTGGGCGGCCACGCGCTGGCCTACCTCGCCGTCTACGCCGGCATGTTCGCCTGGAGGATCGACCCGACGCCGGtgtcgcggcggcgggagcgggtgATGTGGTCGCACTTCGAGTTCCTGGCGAGCGCGCTGGACGGCAAGATCTCCCTCGGCTGCGACCTCTCGCTGTGGCGCGCCTACGTCTCCGGGTTCCTGGGCCTGGTGGTGGAGTGCACGCCGTGCTGGGCGCACGAGGTGGACCTGAGGGTGCTCAGGAGGCTCAGCGCCGGCCTCCGGCAGTGGAAGGAggacgagctcgccgtcgcgctcctccgccgtgccggcccggaggccatggccgccgccgccgagctcatcATCGGCGGCGACTGGTGA
- the LOC4342710 gene encoding mediator of RNA polymerase II transcription subunit 33A isoform X2, with protein MTKQSQWAAFTNRLQLLITKSSTLQTSTVALEAFQQLNLDVCNIFRENKHWLRRKFHPIVTSNPLSSPNGRCLGASYSAQWIPIDMYLEDCLDGSIAATNSIETLSGLIKALQAVNRATWHDAFLALWIASLRLVQREREPIEGPVPHLDTRVCMLLSITTLAIVDIIEESDSEMNSNWKEKRTSDDLRKELMLSLQTLGDYESLLVPPPCIISVANQAASKAAMFVSRTNISSGYMENVNDRTTNYSGNMWHLIVESCISRNLLETSVYYWPGYINGHVNSITHALPSQLAAWSSFMKRAPLTQSLVNVLVATPAPSLAEVQKLYEVAVDGSDEDKVSAATILCGATLLRGWNFQEHTVRLVVKLLSSSDPIDFSGGESQLVKHGPMLNVIVTGISPVDYVPIFSFHGLIPELAAALMAICEVFGSLSPSVSWSPRTGEEISAHTVFSNAFILLLRLWKFNHPPLEYCVMGDGAPVGSQLTPEYLLLLRNSQVVSIRSSAKNRNTQKQLPVTSNPSSEHPIFMDSFPKLKLWYRQHQACLASTLSGFAHGTPVHKNVDSLLNLMFRKANKESTSIGSLSGSSSISNSSGPGVDDSHLWPQLPAWEILEAVPFVVDAALTACSHGRLFPRELATGLKDLTDFLPASLATIVSYFSAEVTRGVWKPAFMNGTDWPSPAANLSMVEEHIKKIVAATGVDVPRLVTGGSTLGTLPLPLAAFVSLTITYKLDKASERFLNLAGPALENLAASCPWPSMPIVAALWTQKVKRWSDFLVFSASRTVFHHNNDAVFQLLRSCFTATLGMSSTTSVCSCGGIASLLGHGFGSHCSGGLSPVAPGILYLRIFRCIKDCSILAEDILRLLMLSVKDIAETTVSRHRSDKVRKTKYVMRHGQVSLSSAMTQVKVAASLGATLVWLSGGTALVQSLFQEMLPSWFLSVQDLGRGGAASGGTVYKLGGHALAYLAVYAGMFAWRIDPTPVSRRRERVMWSHFEFLASALDGKISLGCDLSLWRAYVSGFLGLVVECTPCWAHEVDLRVLRRLSAGLRQWKEDELAVALLRRAGPEAMAAAAELIIGGDW; from the exons ATGACAAA GCAATCTCAGTGGGCAGCATTCACTAATCGGTTACAATTGCTTATTACAAAGTCATCTACCTTACAAACTTCAACAGTAGCCTTGGAAGCATTTCAACAGTTGAATCTTGATGTCTGCAATATATTCAGAGAAAATAAACATTGGTTGCGTAGAAAATTCCACCCCATAGTGACTTCTAACCCTCTATCTTCTCCAAATGGACGGTGCCTTGGAGCTAGCTATTCTGCACAATGGATTCCTATTGATATGTATCTTGAGGATTGTCTCGATGGCTCAATTGCTGCAACGAATTCCATTGAGACTTTAAGTG GATTGATCAAGGCCCTCCAAGCAGTTAATAGAGCCACCTGGCATGATGCTTTCTTGGCCCTTTGGATAGCATCACTTCGCCTTGTACAAAGG GAAAGAGAACCAATAGAAGGTCCTGTGCCTCATCTAGACACACGGGTATGCATGCTTTTGTCTATCACAACACTTGCGATTGTTGACATAATCGAGGAATCAGATTCAGAGATGAACAGTaactggaaagaaaagagaacgaGTGATGATCTGCGCAAGGAATTGATGCTAAGTTTACAGACACTTGGTGATTATGAAAGTTTGCTTGTCCCTCCTCCATGTATCATCTCGGTAGCTAATCAGGCTGCTTCCAAAGCTGCAATGTTTGTTTCAAGAACCAACATTAGCAGTGGATACATGGAAAATGTCAATGACAGGACAACAAATTATT CTGGAAACATGTGGCATTTGATTGTGGAGTCATGTATCTCAAGGAACTTGTTGGAAACATCAGTTTACTATTGGCCTGGTTATATTAATGGTCATGTCAATTCCATAACTCATGCACTCCCAAGCCAACTTGCTGCATGGTCATCTTTCATGAAGCGTGCGCCATTAACTCAGTCATTGGTTAATGTGTTGGTTGCAACTCCTGCACCAAG CTTAGCAGAGGTTCAGAAGTTGTATGAAGTTGCAGTCGATGGGTCAGATGAGGACAAGGTTTCTGCTGCCACTATTCTATGTGGTGCCACTTTGCTGCGGGGCTGGAATTTTCAG GAGCATACAGTTCGGTTAGTTGTCAAACTACTCTCAAGTTCTGATCCAATCGATTTTTCTGGAGGAGAGAGCCAGTTAGTAAAGCATGGCCCAATGCTCAATGTTATTGTCACTGGAATATCACCTGTTGACTATGTTCCAATCTTCTCATTCCATGGCCTA ATTCCAGAGCTGGCTGCTGCACTCATGGCAATATGTGAAGTTTTTGGGTCCCTGTCCCCAAGTGTTTCCTGGTCTCCGAGAACAGGAGAGGAAATATCTGCTCACACAGTCTTTTCAAATGCATTCATTCTACTATTGAGGCTCTGGAAGTTTAACCATCCACCACTTGAATATTGTGTAATGGGAGATGGTGCTCCAGTTGGTTCTCAGCTTACTCCTGAGTATCTTCTGTTATTGCGAAATTCCCAAGTTGTATCTATCAGAAGTTCAGCAAAAAACAGAAATACCCAGAAACAGTTGCCAGTTACTTCAAACCCATCGTCTGAGCATCCTATTTTCATGGATTCATTTCCAAAGTTGAAGTTATGGTACCGACAACACCAAGCTTGTCTGGCCTCAACTCTCTCGGGATTTGCTCATGGCACACCAGTACATAAGAATGTAGACAGCCTTCTCAATTTGATGTTCAGAAAGGCCAACAAAGAAAGCACTTCTATTGGTTCTTTGTCTGGGAGTAGCAGCATAAGTAATTCTTCGGGTCCTGGTGTTGATGATTCACATCTTTGGCCTCAGTTACCTGCTTGGGAGATACTGGAAGCTGTTCCATTTGTGGTGGATGCTGCTCTAACTGCCTGTTCCCATGGAAGACTGTTTCCACGAGAACTGGCTACAG GTCTCAAAGATCTGACTGATTTTCTCCCTGCATCTCTTGCGACAATAGTAAGTTACTTTTCAGCCGAAGTAACACGAGGTGTTTGGAAACCGGCATTCATGAATGGAACAGATTGGCCTAGCCCTGCTGCCAATCTATCTATGGTTGAAgagcatataaaaaaaattgtagctGCCACTGGCGTTGATGTTCCGAGGCTTGTCACAG GAGGAAGTACTTTGGGTACACTTCCATTGCCATTGGCTGCTTTTGTGAGCCTAACCATTACATACAAACTTGACAAGGCATCAGAGCGTTTCCTTAACCTTGCCGGGCCAGCTTTAGAGAACCTTGCTGCAAGCTGCCCATGGCCAAGCATGCCAATCGTCGCGGCACTGTGGACTCAGAAGGTGAAGCGGTGGAGTGATTTCCTAGTGTTCTCGGCTTCACGCACGGTGTTCCACCATAACAACGACGCAGTTTTCCAGCTCCTCCGAAGCTGCTTCACCGCCACCCTTGGAATGTCGTCTACCACATCAGTATGCAGCTGCGGTGGCATTGCCAGCCTTCTTGGTCACGGCTTCGGCTCTCATTGCTCCGGTGGCCTCTCCCCAGTCGCGCCGGGAATCCTCTATCTCCGGATATTCCGGTGCATCAAGGACTGCTCCATACTCGCGGAAGATATACTGCGCCTCCTCATGCTCTCGGTGAAAGACATAGCCGAAACAACGGTGTCGAGGCACCGATCCGACAAGGTCAGGAAGACCAAGTACGTGATGAGACATGGCCAGGTATCCCTCTCTTCCGCCATGACGCAGGTGAAGGTGGCGGCGTCGCTCGGCGCGACGCTGGTGTGGCTCTCCGGCGGCACGGCGCTCGTCCAGTCCCTGTTCCAGGAGATGCTGCCGTCGTGGTTCCTGTCCGTGCAGGACCtggggcgaggcggcgcggcgagcgggggCACGGTGTACAAGCTGGGCGGCCACGCGCTGGCCTACCTCGCCGTCTACGCCGGCATGTTCGCCTGGAGGATCGACCCGACGCCGGtgtcgcggcggcgggagcgggtgATGTGGTCGCACTTCGAGTTCCTGGCGAGCGCGCTGGACGGCAAGATCTCCCTCGGCTGCGACCTCTCGCTGTGGCGCGCCTACGTCTCCGGGTTCCTGGGCCTGGTGGTGGAGTGCACGCCGTGCTGGGCGCACGAGGTGGACCTGAGGGTGCTCAGGAGGCTCAGCGCCGGCCTCCGGCAGTGGAAGGAggacgagctcgccgtcgcgctcctccgccgtgccggcccggaggccatggccgccgccgccgagctcatcATCGGCGGCGACTGGTGA